A region of Gemmatimonadaceae bacterium DNA encodes the following proteins:
- a CDS encoding phosphodiester glycosidase family protein, whose amino-acid sequence MTLGARMRGVVAIALLSAAVPRAMQGQSEWTPRQCLADTLRAPVAATTVDTVAPGLVYRCLVDPRGPWVVHVVEVDLHAQGLIVDAARALGAFFGRERVSAMAARLAAAGRAPLVGINADFFDLRSGEVENNHVIGGAWVKGALSTDSPHDGFDNAHTQFAIDARGGPRIGRFELDGTVVSASAARRLVGINYRPAGRAGLVVYTPWYGVRTPQDTSARIGGEGPRDPDATPAGMRVDTVRPPSTAATRSDSAHRLAAQATRHAAEIVLTRLGQRGDTILYRVTSRVPTMGGGTAIPAHGAVLSATGDEALAFVREVAARRSTVKLVAGISGFRRTPRAIVGGWPRVVDAGRNVGVVADSVEGTFPRFSEARHPRSALGISRDGRTLYMVVVDGRRPWSVGMSLGELGAELITLGAWDAMNLDGGGSSALWIRGHVVNYPSDPGGERAVGNALFVSPATR is encoded by the coding sequence ATGACGCTCGGTGCCAGGATGCGCGGGGTGGTCGCCATTGCCCTGTTGAGTGCCGCCGTTCCCCGGGCGATGCAGGGACAGTCGGAGTGGACGCCGCGCCAGTGTCTGGCGGACACCCTCCGCGCCCCGGTGGCGGCTACGACGGTCGACACCGTGGCTCCCGGGCTTGTGTATCGATGCCTCGTGGACCCGCGCGGGCCATGGGTGGTGCATGTCGTCGAGGTGGATCTGCACGCGCAGGGACTCATCGTCGATGCGGCGCGCGCGTTAGGCGCCTTTTTCGGTCGCGAGCGCGTGAGTGCGATGGCGGCTCGCCTTGCGGCGGCCGGCCGCGCGCCGCTGGTCGGCATCAACGCCGACTTTTTCGACCTGCGCTCCGGCGAAGTGGAGAACAACCACGTGATCGGCGGCGCGTGGGTGAAGGGTGCGCTCTCGACGGATTCTCCGCACGATGGGTTCGACAACGCCCACACGCAGTTCGCGATCGACGCGCGTGGTGGCCCCCGGATCGGTCGGTTCGAGCTCGATGGCACGGTGGTGAGTGCGTCGGCCGCTCGGCGTCTCGTGGGCATCAACTATCGTCCGGCGGGTCGGGCGGGACTGGTCGTGTACACGCCGTGGTACGGCGTACGCACGCCGCAGGATACCTCGGCGCGCATCGGCGGCGAGGGGCCGCGCGATCCTGACGCCACGCCGGCCGGCATGCGTGTGGACACGGTTCGCCCGCCGTCCACGGCGGCCACGCGTTCCGACAGCGCGCATCGCCTTGCGGCGCAGGCCACGCGCCACGCGGCCGAGATCGTGCTCACGCGCCTGGGTCAGCGAGGCGACACGATTCTCTATCGTGTGACCTCTCGCGTGCCGACGATGGGCGGTGGCACCGCGATTCCGGCCCATGGTGCCGTGCTCAGCGCCACCGGCGACGAAGCCCTCGCTTTCGTGCGCGAGGTCGCGGCGCGTCGTTCGACGGTCAAGCTCGTCGCCGGCATCTCCGGTTTCCGAAGGACACCGCGCGCGATCGTGGGCGGGTGGCCACGAGTGGTCGACGCCGGTCGCAACGTCGGCGTGGTGGCCGACAGCGTCGAGGGCACGTTCCCGCGGTTTTCGGAAGCGCGACATCCGCGGAGCGCGTTAGGCATCTCGCGCGACGGCCGGACGCTCTACATGGTCGTGGTCGACGGACGGCGACCGTGGAGCGTCGGCATGTCCCTGGGCGAACTTGGCGCCGAGCTGATCACGCTTGGCGCGTGGGACGCCATGAACCTCGACGGCGGTGGGTCGTCGGCGCTCTGGATCCGCGGGCACGTCGTCAACTATCCGTCCGACCCCGGCGGCGAGCGCGCGGTTGGCAACGCGCTGTTTGTCTCGCCCGCAACGCGCTGA
- a CDS encoding protein kinase produces the protein MTHGAAATKPARPGPRSVASQIFVAGALVVAGALGLVFLLTVTRARAVAERSLARELNTTRAAIEDALGQRTMSVQRLAAGLAAVPTYYSRYEAALARRDLASLLDQAEEYQQQLAASWVMLVDQQGTLAAWSLHPERTGEDFSSGALVRRALAGDSASGAWLEPGDQGDAIYQTIAVPMRPPGGGAVAGALIAALAVDTRDAASLRRQTGSEIVLAVIDSSRRAHVATSTMAGSARPALERALSARSADGHVEVRGDGLDDGYIGAANPLVTAGGDTVGLLVGLRSRRQALAAVDPLPTSVLVAFVAGLLLALGAGLVVSRRIAAPIRALVRATRGARQGEYGVSLPDHAPREIGELADAFHALLDDLRAKDDLVAVLQHEHRARAPGSSPAAGLAPGAIFANRYEIVGLLGAGGMGAVYRVVDRELGETVALKTLHSEDLRQDQGLLDRFREEIRLARRITHRNVVRTHDLGVVDDVYYLTMELVEGRSLDDLIAQEGRLPVGAVQSIGMQMLRALEAAHEVGVVHRDIKPPNLLLGGSGLLKVTDFGIARLVNATLGQRKFTSTGMIVGSPAYMAPEQLAGDPVDARADIYAAGAVLFECLTGKGPHDDLTLQQVFARSVTDASAPDPTTLRPELPPALAAVVRSALAPRPDRRFGSAREMLAALEAVGMRTMGTAAGRAND, from the coding sequence ATGACGCACGGGGCCGCCGCTACTAAGCCAGCACGTCCGGGACCCCGCAGCGTTGCCTCGCAGATCTTCGTTGCTGGCGCGCTGGTCGTCGCGGGCGCCCTTGGCCTCGTCTTTCTGCTGACCGTCACGCGGGCGCGTGCCGTCGCCGAGCGGTCGCTGGCCCGCGAGCTGAACACGACGCGCGCGGCCATCGAGGACGCGCTCGGGCAGCGAACGATGAGCGTGCAGCGCCTAGCCGCAGGGCTCGCCGCCGTGCCGACGTATTACTCGCGGTACGAGGCTGCGCTGGCTCGACGCGACCTGGCGAGCTTGCTGGACCAGGCCGAGGAGTATCAGCAGCAGCTTGCAGCGTCGTGGGTGATGCTCGTGGACCAACAGGGAACGCTGGCCGCGTGGAGTCTTCACCCCGAACGCACCGGCGAGGACTTCTCGAGTGGCGCACTCGTGCGCCGCGCGCTGGCCGGTGACAGCGCCTCGGGCGCGTGGCTCGAGCCGGGAGACCAGGGCGACGCGATCTATCAGACGATCGCCGTGCCCATGCGCCCTCCCGGTGGCGGCGCCGTGGCGGGAGCGCTCATCGCCGCGCTCGCCGTGGATACGCGTGACGCGGCGTCCCTGCGCCGACAGACCGGCTCGGAGATCGTGCTCGCGGTGATCGACTCCAGCCGCCGTGCCCACGTGGCCACGAGCACGATGGCCGGCAGTGCCAGGCCGGCGCTCGAACGCGCCTTGAGTGCGCGCAGCGCCGATGGGCACGTCGAGGTACGGGGTGATGGACTCGACGACGGGTACATCGGTGCGGCGAACCCGCTGGTGACCGCGGGCGGTGACACGGTCGGACTCCTGGTAGGGTTGCGTTCGAGGCGACAGGCGCTCGCCGCAGTGGATCCGCTGCCGACGTCAGTGTTGGTCGCGTTTGTGGCCGGGCTGTTGCTCGCGCTGGGGGCTGGCCTCGTGGTCTCTCGGCGCATCGCCGCGCCGATTCGCGCACTGGTCCGCGCCACGCGTGGGGCACGGCAGGGGGAATACGGCGTGTCGCTCCCCGACCACGCGCCGCGTGAGATCGGGGAACTGGCGGACGCGTTCCACGCCCTGCTCGACGACCTGCGGGCGAAGGACGACCTGGTCGCTGTGCTGCAGCACGAGCACCGGGCGCGCGCGCCGGGGTCGTCGCCGGCCGCCGGGCTTGCCCCGGGGGCAATATTCGCGAATCGCTACGAAATCGTGGGCCTGCTTGGCGCGGGAGGGATGGGCGCCGTGTATCGCGTGGTCGACCGCGAACTCGGGGAGACCGTGGCGCTCAAGACGCTCCACAGCGAGGATCTGCGCCAGGACCAGGGGCTCCTCGATCGCTTTCGTGAGGAGATTCGCCTCGCACGGCGCATCACGCACCGCAACGTGGTGCGCACGCACGACCTCGGCGTGGTCGACGACGTGTACTACCTGACGATGGAGCTGGTCGAAGGACGGTCGCTGGACGATCTCATCGCCCAGGAAGGTCGCCTGCCCGTGGGCGCGGTGCAGAGCATCGGCATGCAGATGCTGCGCGCGCTCGAGGCCGCACACGAGGTCGGCGTCGTGCACCGCGATATCAAGCCACCCAACCTGCTGCTGGGCGGGAGCGGCCTGCTCAAGGTGACCGATTTCGGCATTGCGCGACTTGTCAACGCAACGCTGGGCCAGCGGAAGTTCACGTCGACCGGCATGATCGTCGGCAGCCCCGCGTACATGGCGCCCGAGCAGCTGGCGGGGGATCCGGTGGACGCGCGCGCGGACATCTACGCGGCGGGGGCGGTCCTCTTCGAATGCCTCACGGGCAAGGGGCCGCACGACGATCTCACATTGCAGCAGGTCTTTGCCCGTTCAGTGACTGACGCGTCCGCGCCTGACCCAACGACGCTGCGTCCTGAGCTGCCGCCGGCACTGGCTGCAGTCGTGCGGAGCGCGCTCGCCCCTCGTCCGGATCGGCGCTTCGGTTCGGCGCGCGAGATGCTCGCGGCGCTCGAGGCGGTGGGTATGCGAACGATGGGAACCGCCGCCGGGCGCGCGAACGACTGA
- a CDS encoding methylamine utilization protein, which produces MAMTLGRITCTALLVIGGAAPDGGAQSTSVSGRVEVLDRAGRATDVDEALVWLEGGVAAAPARRVEVLTEDKTFVPRITIVPVGSTVAFPNHDPFDHNVFSTSTPRPFDLGLYGRNQTRTVTFESPGLARIYCNVHARMSAFVLVQSTPFATRPDRGGRFAFDQVPPGRYTLRVWHERGGERAIPVSVPAAADLVVALDARRYTFVQHLDKNGKSYDARGRRY; this is translated from the coding sequence ATGGCCATGACACTGGGAAGAATCACCTGCACGGCGCTCCTTGTCATCGGGGGTGCGGCGCCTGACGGCGGCGCACAGTCGACGTCGGTGAGCGGGCGCGTCGAGGTTCTGGACCGGGCCGGTCGCGCGACCGACGTGGACGAGGCGCTCGTGTGGCTCGAGGGCGGGGTTGCCGCGGCGCCGGCGCGTCGCGTCGAGGTCCTCACGGAAGACAAGACGTTTGTGCCTCGGATCACCATCGTGCCGGTGGGATCCACCGTCGCGTTCCCGAACCACGACCCGTTCGATCACAATGTCTTTTCGACGTCCACGCCCCGGCCGTTCGACCTCGGGCTCTACGGTCGCAATCAGACGCGAACGGTGACGTTCGAGTCGCCCGGGCTCGCGCGTATCTACTGCAACGTCCACGCACGCATGTCGGCGTTTGTGCTCGTGCAATCCACGCCGTTCGCCACGAGGCCGGACCGTGGGGGTCGCTTTGCGTTCGACCAGGTACCGCCGGGTCGCTACACGCTGCGGGTGTGGCACGAACGTGGGGGCGAACGCGCGATCCCGGTGTCGGTTCCCGCTGCCGCCGACCTCGTGGTGGCGCTCGATGCCCGTCGCTACACCTTCGTGCAGCACCTCGACAAGAACGGCAAATCGTATGACGCACGGGGCCGCCGCTACTAA
- a CDS encoding TonB-dependent receptor, with translation MRRFVGWTLALAVCSGALAPAAVAQNTITLEGLVQSQDGQPVSGGQVVVTNTSTSERRTATTRPTGEFRVLGLFSGTYTVEVRALGYKPVQDSVQLIIGQRARLNITMERGAAELAGVSVTAERVRQVEVQRVSISAPVLKEEIENLPMNSRGVMNLAAIAPGVKSYAPQSGRALPSSGGAPDLRFINLYMDGVEMKSLFNGNLVGIPQTGSPLPQEALEEFRVYVNPYDAEYSRAASYVISAVSRRGTDKWEGSAFGFYQGKDYIARTFIQQRNNTQLPKYGRQQFGLNLRGPLARGKLFFAGSYEGTMTDNYIDVVPATTFQPWQQFRGSFLAPQRNHTVFGRLTATPTDKSTYDVMWSTRILDGEGNFGGRSAREAGISQEYLINTAQLRHRWLPTTNLVNELSLQYVQWDHTEAPLVAGPTKSYPGIITGTAGFPLELREKHYRIVNRSTYNLDNVGGSHLIKFGGELSRISASQFLPNNRDGAFTFTTDTSTNPASASVAIGFTNPTGVSDARASATGHTVGFYVNDEWRPIPNLAINIGLRYDAELNTLNNEYTVPWASDPVLSNVASLQPYLNRGDRENDLNNVSPRLSFMLDPFKTNRTFLRGGFAIMFDRVTSFIGFQERLNSEWRTYNFVNPGTTDPAVLRQRVAQGGVNAAAQPILVKHLMKTPENRQFSLGIGHQFTEALGFNVDYVRQDIRNLYVRMNANWFSRSQNRRILTPTFGDIILWDDFGRAKFNGLVTQGTYSKNGQRVNLAYTLGFYESEFDGNISAVFPNRSSFEMQPTSGDERHRFVVSTINRLPFGIQFSSVGTFASPRPFAVTDGRQVNDNNVTFDDFPNGKRTQRPDNSWENWYKTFDLRLQRALVQRGTQKITLMAEVFNLFNSKNISAFGGQQFQANGNAIPTFGQSTGAFAARQAQLGLRVDF, from the coding sequence ATGCGACGTTTCGTTGGCTGGACCCTTGCCCTGGCCGTCTGCTCCGGTGCGCTCGCGCCCGCAGCCGTAGCCCAGAACACCATCACCCTCGAAGGACTGGTCCAGTCGCAGGACGGGCAACCCGTCAGCGGCGGCCAGGTCGTCGTCACCAACACGAGCACATCCGAACGGCGCACGGCGACGACGCGCCCCACTGGCGAGTTCCGCGTGCTCGGCCTCTTCTCGGGCACCTACACGGTCGAAGTCCGTGCCCTCGGCTACAAGCCGGTGCAGGACTCGGTGCAGCTCATCATCGGCCAGCGCGCCAGACTGAACATCACCATGGAACGCGGCGCGGCCGAGCTCGCCGGAGTGTCGGTGACCGCGGAGCGCGTCAGGCAGGTGGAAGTGCAGCGCGTCTCCATCTCGGCGCCCGTGCTCAAGGAGGAGATCGAGAACCTTCCAATGAACTCGCGCGGCGTGATGAACCTCGCCGCCATCGCTCCGGGCGTGAAGAGCTATGCCCCGCAGTCGGGCCGCGCGCTTCCGTCGTCCGGCGGCGCACCTGACCTGCGCTTCATCAACCTGTACATGGACGGCGTCGAGATGAAGTCGCTGTTCAACGGCAACCTGGTCGGCATCCCGCAGACCGGATCGCCGCTGCCTCAGGAAGCGCTCGAAGAGTTCCGGGTCTACGTAAACCCGTACGACGCCGAGTATTCCCGCGCCGCCTCGTACGTGATCTCCGCGGTGAGCCGCCGCGGGACCGACAAGTGGGAAGGGTCGGCGTTCGGCTTCTACCAGGGCAAGGACTACATCGCCCGGACGTTCATCCAGCAGCGCAACAACACGCAGCTGCCCAAGTACGGGCGCCAGCAGTTCGGGCTCAACCTTCGTGGCCCGTTGGCGCGCGGCAAGCTGTTCTTCGCCGGCAGCTACGAAGGTACGATGACCGACAACTACATCGATGTCGTGCCCGCAACGACGTTCCAGCCGTGGCAGCAGTTCCGCGGATCGTTCCTCGCGCCGCAGCGCAACCACACCGTGTTCGGCCGCCTCACCGCCACGCCGACCGACAAGAGCACTTACGACGTCATGTGGTCGACGCGCATTCTCGATGGTGAAGGCAACTTTGGCGGGCGTTCGGCGCGCGAGGCCGGCATCTCGCAGGAGTACCTGATCAACACGGCGCAGCTGCGCCATCGCTGGCTGCCGACGACCAACCTCGTGAACGAGCTGTCGCTGCAGTACGTGCAGTGGGATCACACCGAGGCGCCGCTCGTCGCCGGACCAACGAAGAGCTATCCCGGCATCATCACCGGCACGGCAGGCTTCCCGCTCGAGCTGCGCGAGAAGCACTACCGCATCGTGAACCGGTCGACCTACAACCTCGACAACGTGGGCGGCAGCCACCTCATCAAGTTCGGTGGCGAACTCTCCCGCATCAGCGCCTCGCAGTTCCTCCCGAACAATCGCGACGGCGCCTTCACATTCACGACGGATACGTCCACGAACCCGGCGTCGGCGTCGGTGGCGATCGGCTTCACGAACCCCACGGGCGTCTCCGATGCCCGGGCGTCCGCGACGGGTCACACGGTGGGCTTCTACGTCAATGACGAGTGGCGGCCGATCCCGAACCTCGCCATCAACATCGGTCTGCGCTACGACGCCGAGCTCAACACGCTGAACAACGAGTACACGGTGCCGTGGGCAAGCGACCCGGTGCTGAGCAACGTCGCTTCCCTGCAACCGTACCTCAATCGCGGCGATCGCGAGAACGACCTGAACAACGTCTCGCCGCGCCTCTCGTTCATGCTCGATCCGTTCAAGACCAATCGCACGTTCCTGCGCGGTGGTTTTGCGATCATGTTCGACCGCGTGACGTCGTTCATCGGCTTCCAGGAGCGGCTGAACTCGGAGTGGCGCACGTACAACTTCGTGAACCCCGGGACGACCGACCCGGCGGTGCTGCGTCAGCGGGTGGCCCAGGGCGGCGTGAACGCGGCCGCGCAGCCCATCCTCGTCAAGCACCTCATGAAGACGCCGGAGAACCGCCAGTTCTCGCTCGGCATCGGGCACCAGTTCACCGAAGCCCTCGGCTTCAACGTGGACTACGTGCGGCAGGACATCAGGAATCTGTACGTGCGGATGAACGCGAACTGGTTCAGCCGCTCGCAGAATCGCCGTATCCTCACGCCGACGTTTGGCGACATCATCCTGTGGGATGACTTTGGCCGCGCGAAGTTCAACGGTCTCGTCACCCAGGGCACGTACAGCAAGAACGGCCAGCGCGTGAACCTCGCCTACACACTCGGCTTCTACGAGTCGGAGTTCGACGGCAACATCTCGGCGGTGTTCCCCAACCGCTCGTCGTTCGAGATGCAGCCCACATCGGGCGACGAGCGCCATCGCTTCGTGGTCTCGACGATCAATCGCCTGCCGTTCGGCATCCAGTTCTCGTCGGTCGGCACGTTTGCCTCGCCGCGACCGTTTGCCGTCACCGACGGACGGCAGGTGAACGACAACAACGTCACCTTCGACGACTTCCCGAACGGCAAGCGTACGCAGCGCCCGGACAACAGCTGGGAGAACTGGTACAAGACGTTCGACCTGCGCCTGCAGCGTGCCCTCGTGCAGCGCGGGACGCAGAAGATCACGCTGATGGCCGAGGTGTTCAACCTCTTCAACAGCAAGAACATCTCGGCGTTCGGCGGGCAACAGTTCCAGGCCAACGGCAACGCCATTCCCACGTTCGGCCAGTCGACCGGCGCCTTCGCGGCCCGCCAGGCGCAGCTCGGCCTCCGCGTGGACTTCTAG
- a CDS encoding creatininase family protein, whose product MARPFVLAETTWRAIKDVTMEVAVLPWGATEAHNYHLPYGADVIESESIAILAAEHAWNRGARVIVLPTVPFGVQTGQLDIPFCLNLNPSTQHAVLRDLLDVLGTHGVRKFVILNGHGGNDFRQIIRELQPATSLLLTQVNWYQALDARRWFDEPGDHGGELETSVMLHVAPDLVRPLNEAGPGSARMPLVRAMREGWAWTPRRWTRVTDDTGVGNPARATREKGQRYVEALTVAIGEFLADLAAVDPERLYE is encoded by the coding sequence ATGGCCAGACCATTCGTGCTCGCCGAGACCACGTGGCGCGCCATCAAGGACGTCACCATGGAGGTCGCGGTGCTTCCCTGGGGCGCCACCGAGGCGCACAACTACCACCTGCCGTACGGCGCCGATGTCATCGAGTCCGAGTCCATCGCCATCCTCGCGGCCGAACACGCGTGGAACCGCGGAGCCCGTGTGATCGTGCTCCCCACAGTGCCGTTCGGCGTGCAGACCGGCCAGCTCGACATTCCCTTCTGCCTCAACCTCAACCCCTCGACGCAGCACGCCGTTCTTCGTGATCTCCTCGACGTACTCGGCACACATGGCGTGCGAAAGTTTGTCATCCTGAACGGTCACGGCGGCAATGACTTCCGGCAGATCATCCGCGAGCTGCAACCTGCCACGAGCCTCTTGCTCACGCAGGTGAACTGGTATCAGGCGCTCGATGCGCGTCGCTGGTTCGACGAACCTGGAGACCATGGCGGCGAACTCGAAACGAGCGTCATGCTCCACGTCGCGCCCGACCTCGTGCGGCCGCTGAACGAAGCCGGGCCCGGAAGCGCTCGCATGCCGCTCGTGCGCGCGATGCGCGAGGGCTGGGCCTGGACGCCACGCCGCTGGACACGCGTCACCGATGACACCGGCGTGGGGAACCCGGCGCGCGCTACACGGGAAAAGGGTCAGCGATACGTCGAGGCCCTCACCGTGGCGATCGGGGAGTTCCTCGCAGACCTTGCCGCGGTGGACCCCGAACGACTCTACGAGTAG
- a CDS encoding proline racemase family protein has product MQISSVIHAVDVHACGEPGRVIVGGVAPVPGATMFDRMRWIETNADHIRRRMLNEPRGYPALCCNVLVPPTHPDAHAGFVIMEHEEYPGMSGSNTICVVTVLLETGILPMHEPVTELVLEAPAGLIRVRADCAAGKVTRVTFRNVPAFAVHLDASIEVPHLGTVRVDVAYGGMFYAIADATQFGLRLTPDEGRDIVRIGALVRAAANEQLPVAHPDQPGFTGITISQLAGPAHDPAHHGRNAVVVATGAVDFARPSTFTGAIDRSPCGTGTCARLATLHARGRLTRAQPFHHESVLGTVFTGEIVDECRVGDHDAIVPTLSGRGWITGFSQYVLDPTDPFPTGFRVGDLW; this is encoded by the coding sequence GTGCAGATCTCCAGCGTCATTCACGCCGTCGACGTCCACGCCTGTGGAGAGCCCGGCCGCGTGATCGTGGGCGGCGTCGCCCCCGTGCCCGGCGCGACGATGTTCGATCGGATGCGCTGGATCGAAACCAACGCCGATCACATCCGGCGCCGCATGCTCAACGAACCACGCGGCTATCCGGCGCTGTGCTGCAACGTGCTCGTCCCACCCACACATCCCGATGCGCACGCCGGCTTCGTGATCATGGAGCACGAGGAGTACCCGGGCATGTCGGGCTCCAACACGATCTGCGTGGTCACCGTGCTGCTGGAAACGGGCATCCTGCCCATGCATGAGCCGGTGACGGAACTGGTCCTCGAAGCGCCGGCTGGGCTCATCCGCGTGCGCGCCGACTGCGCCGCCGGCAAGGTCACCCGCGTGACCTTCCGCAACGTGCCGGCCTTCGCCGTACACCTGGACGCGTCGATCGAGGTGCCCCACCTCGGCACCGTGCGCGTCGACGTCGCCTATGGCGGGATGTTCTACGCCATCGCCGACGCCACACAGTTCGGCCTGCGCCTTACCCCCGACGAAGGCCGCGACATCGTGCGCATCGGCGCCCTCGTGCGCGCAGCCGCCAACGAGCAACTGCCGGTCGCCCATCCCGACCAGCCGGGATTCACCGGGATCACCATCAGCCAGCTCGCGGGACCGGCGCATGACCCGGCACACCACGGGCGCAACGCGGTGGTTGTCGCCACCGGCGCGGTCGATTTTGCGCGACCATCCACCTTCACGGGTGCGATCGATCGATCACCCTGCGGCACCGGCACCTGCGCACGTCTGGCGACGCTGCACGCGCGCGGCCGCCTCACCCGCGCGCAGCCCTTCCATCACGAAAGCGTCCTCGGCACGGTGTTCACCGGCGAGATCGTCGACGAGTGCCGCGTTGGCGATCACGACGCCATCGTCCCCACGCTGAGCGGCCGTGGGTGGATCACCGGGTTCAGCCAATACGTGCTCGACCCCACCGACCCCTTTCCCACCGGATTCCGCGTCGGCGATCTCTGGTAG